A portion of the Cryptomeria japonica chromosome 5, Sugi_1.0, whole genome shotgun sequence genome contains these proteins:
- the LOC131074982 gene encoding uncharacterized protein LOC131074982 — protein sequence MAEEDMKNIEEEKNREPNNSQHIDIKYTENHKGPNSNDQNILDSNDVDRNTKSGKTLFDNAHVDGDMVSYSQIISEEDIINFDEAIRSHNQTVSNGNGKENDIYVTISNPSHILSDDDETTRNLNQTISEDNDDDDGSEDDDDSSEDTFDDDDDDDSSEDNNDDSDSSEDNDDDDSSEHNKDDDDSSDDNYYGDQKNTSTLSENISDDETMSYSNQAVSIDHINETVNTEHESSRDGIIEGGIYDDDAEEDDEIEDETYQCSHNDFKDDDLDHAKKLCVNTKLSRDKLELLVPERDSLTSDQSFMGGDLMSSNQDSFDDTKVTDHTHDHDNTNSSIVSTAAETSKEKTIEISLVKLAHVQIKESKQSDQNQDKFQDYENNNTDKMDDIVEPKQVDQNQDNENNDIDKIDHIMAEEDEKKKVKEFNDNDKVDHIVAQSNEINKLIEDNGKVDHIVAEANETNKLIEDNGKVNHIVAQASETNKLIEDNGKVDHIVAEASETNKLSEDNGNGEDEKLHTSDMRVLTDSISSSDQKAMRVINQAKTFSGYVHQRKRPIREEGQEEHMQYEYETHHLNHDLYHVPQFGDDDARKESKNTNNTLRSDMEVQTDNVDTYPEADVHESRTIEVQTDNVHESRTMEVQTDIIDTYPVANVHESRTMEVQTDYIDTYPVANVHESRTLEVQTDTYPLANVQESRTTCKRFRLSNSSPKPLATVTIDIYSPGRTYYS from the coding sequence ATGGCAGAGGAAGACATGAAGAATATTGAAGAAGAGAAGAATCGGGAGCCCAATAACAGTCAGCACATTGATATCAAGTACACAGAGAACCATAAAGGTCCCAACAGTAATGATCAAAATATCTTAGATAGTAATGATGTTGACAGGAACACAAAGAGTGGTAAAACTCTATTCGATAATGCTCATGTTGATGGGGACATGGTTAGTTATAGTCAAATTATTTCTGAAGAAGATATTATCAATTTTGATGAGGCCATTAGAAGTCATAATCAAACTGTTTCAAATGGGAATGGAAAAGAAAATGATATTTATGTGACAATAAGCAATCCTAGCCACATTTTATCTGATGATGATGAGACCACGAGAAATCTTAATCAAACTATTTCTGAAGATAATGATGACGATGATGGTTCAGAAGATGACGATGATAGTTCAGAAGatacatttgatgatgatgatgatgatgatagttcAGAAGACAATAATGACGATTCTGATAGTTCagaagataatgatgatgatgatagttcAGAACATAATAAAGATGATGATGATAGTTCAGATGATAATTACTACGGTGATCAAAAGAATACCAGCACTCTTAGTgaaaatatttctgatgatgagACCATGAGCTATTCCAATCAAGCTGTTTCCATTGATCATATTAATGAAACTGTAAACACTGAACATGAAAGTAGCAGAGATGGTATTATTGAAGGTGGCatatatgatgatgatgcagaagaagatgatgaaattgAAGATGAGACTTATCAATGCTCTCATAATGACTTCAAAGATGATGATTTAGACCATGCCAAGAAGCTATGTGTTAATACTAAGCTTTCAAGGGATAAATTGGAGTTACTGGTGCCAGAACGAGACTCTTTGACCTCTGATCAATCATTTATGGGAGGAGATCTGATGTCTTCTAATCAGGATTCTTTTGATGATACTAAAGTAACTGATCATACACACGATCATGATAATACCAATTCCTCTATAGTGTCAACAGCAGCTGAAACTAGTAAAGAAAAAACAATAGAAATTAGTCTCGTAAAACTTGCCCATGTTCAAATAAAAGAATCCAAACAGAGTGATCAAAATCAAGATAAATTCCAAGATTATGAAAACAATAATACCGACAAAATGGATGATATTGTGGAACCCAAACAGGTTGatcaaaatcaggataatgaaaaCAATGATATTGACAAAATAGATCACATCATGGCTGAAGAAGATGAAAAAAAGAAAGTCAAAGAGTTCAATGATAACGACAAAGTAGATCACATTGTGGCTCAATCCAATGAAATAAACAAACTCATTGAAGACAATGGTAAAGTAGATCACATTGTGGCTGAAGCCAATGAAACAAACAAACTCATTGAAGACAATGGTAAAGTAAATCACATTGTGGCTCAAGCCAGTGAAACAAACAAACTCATTGAAGACAATGGTAAAGTAGATCACATTGTGGCTGAAGCCAGTGAAACAAACAAACTTAGTGAAGACAATGGTAACGGAGAAGATGAGAAGTTGCATACTTCAGATATGCGAGTATTAACTGACAGTATTTCCTCATCTGATCAGAAGGCAATGCGAGTGATAAACCAAGCTAAAACTTTCTCTGGTTATGTACATCAAAGGAAGCGTCCTATAAGGGAAGAGGGACAAGAAGAGCACATGCAATATGAATATGAAACCCATCATCTCAATCATGATCTATACCATGTTCCTCAGTTTGGAGATGATGATGCCAGAAAGGAAAGTAAGAACACGAATAACACATTAAGATCTGATATGGAAGTACAGACTGATAATGTTGACACTTATCCAGAAGCAGATGTTCATGAATCCAGGACTATAGAAGTACAGACTGATAATGTTCATGAATCCAGGACTATGGAAGTACAGACTGATATTATTGACACTTATCCAGTAGCAAATGTTCATGAATCCAGGACTATGGAAGTTCAGACTGATTATATTGACACTTATCCAGTAGCAAATGTTCATGAATCCAGGACTCTGGAAGTACAGACTGACACTTATCCATTGGCAAATGTTCAGGAATCCAGGACTACATGTAAACGATTTAGATTGTCAAACTCTTCACCAAAACCTCTGGCAACTGTAACTATTGATATATATAGCCCAGGAAGAACATACTATTCTTAA